A single genomic interval of Dromaius novaehollandiae isolate bDroNov1 unplaced genomic scaffold, bDroNov1.hap1 HAP1_SCAFFOLD_31, whole genome shotgun sequence harbors:
- the LOC135325563 gene encoding olfactory receptor 14A16-like — protein sequence MPGDSKMSNSSFLNEFLFLTFANTRELQLLHFSLFLGIYLAALLGNSLIITAVACDHRLHTPMYFFLLNLSLLDLGSISTTLPQSMANSLSNTRAISYSGCAAQVFHFIFLMSTEYSLLTVMAYDRHIAICRPLHYGTIMGSRACVRMAAAAWASGFLYAVLHTANTFSIPLCQGNTVDQFFCEIPQILKLSCSDSYLREVGLVVVSLCFFFGCFIFIVVSYVQIFTAVLRIPSEQGRHKAFSMCLPHLAVVSLFVSTGMFAYMKPPSLSSPALDLLVAVLYSVVPPAVNPLIYSMRNKELKDALKKLIQRVQCQHQ from the coding sequence atgcccggagatagcaaaatgtcaaacagcagcttcctcaatgagttcctcTTCCTGACATTTGccaacacacgggagctgcagctcttgcacttctcactcttcctgggcatctacctggctgccctccttggtaacagcctcatcatcacagctgtagcctgcgaccaccgcctccacacccccatgtacttcttcctcctcaacctctccctcctggaccttggctccatctccaccactctcccccagtccatggccaattccctgagcaacaccagggccatttcctactcaggatgtgctgcccaggtcttccatTTTATCTTTCTCATGTCGactgagtattctctcctcacagtcatggcctacgaccgccacattgccatctgcagacccctgcactacggaaccatcatgggcagcagagcttgtgtcagaatggcagcagctgcctgggccagtggttttctctatgctgtactacacactgctaacacattttcaataccactctgccaaggcaacacagtggaccagttcttctgtgaaatcccccagatcctcaagctctcctgctcagactcctacctcagggaagttggccttgttgtggttagtctttgttttttctttgggtgtttcattttcattgtggtgtcctacgtgcagatcttcactgctgtgctgaggatcccctctgagcagggccggcacaaagccttttccatgtgcctcccgcacctggccgtggtctccctgtttgtcagcactggcatgtttgcctacatgaagcccccctccctctcctccccagctctggatctgctggtggctgttctgtactcggtggtgcctccagcagtgaaccctctcatctacagcatgaggaacaaggagctcaaagATGCACTGAAGAAGCTGATTCAAAGggtacaatgtcagcaccaataa